One stretch of Cygnus olor isolate bCygOlo1 chromosome 1, bCygOlo1.pri.v2, whole genome shotgun sequence DNA includes these proteins:
- the PARP11 gene encoding protein mono-ADP-ribosyltransferase PARP11 isoform X1 produces the protein MFFSCCHEEVSKKIRQNNSPGEVLQRTSEEFFRKMESSVEEMDTSDTQWGWFYLAECGKWHMFQTDSNSHCSVSSEDIERSFRTNPHGSLSFTTAKFNYVLDFSVMKQTNLTTLKQRPIKRAPFSISAFSVICDNEAIPVPSHWENVNPEEPYQLIPLQKKTNEYIEVSGLFGKTMDSHRIKRIKRIQNIDLWEFFCRKKAQLKKKRGVPTINEQMLFHGTSNEFVEAICIHNFDWRINGIHAAVYGKGTYFARDASYSSRFCKEDMNHGNTFQIHGVNLQPHPHRPDKVMFLARVLTGDYINGDSKYMRPPSKDGSFVNLYDSCVDNTWNPKIFVIFDANQIYPEYLIEFC, from the exons ATGTTCTTTAGCTGTTGCCATGAAGAGGTTTCtaaaaaaataaggcagaacAATAGCCCTGGG GAAGTGCTTCAAAGAACATCTGAAGAATTCTTTCGAAAGATGGAAAGTTCAGTTGAAGAGATGGATACCTCTGATACCCAGTGGGGCTGGTTTTATTTGGCTGAGTGTGGTAAATGGCATATGTTTCAG actGATTCAAACAGTCATTGCTCAGTTAGCAGTGAAGATATTGAAAGGAGCTTCAGAACAAATCCACATGGTTCTCTTTCTTTTACTACTGCAAAATTTAACTACGTGCTAGATTTTTCAG TGATGAAACAAACCAACCTAACTACCCTTAAACAACGTCCAATAAAGCGAGCTCCCTTTTCTATCAGTGCTTTCAG CGTCATTTGTGACAATGAAGCTATCCCTGTTCCTTCACACTGGGAGAATGTAAATCCTGAGGAGCCATATCAG cttattcctttgcaaaagaaaacaaatgaatataTTGAAGTTTCTGGTCTCTTTGGAAAAACAATGGATAGCCACCgaattaaaagaattaagaGAATACAAAATATAGACTTGTGGGAGTTTTTTTGCAG GAAAAAAGCtcaactgaagaagaaaagaggtgtCCCAACTATTAACGAGCAGATGTTATTTCATGGCACCAGTAATGAATTTGTAGAAGCAATATGTATTCATAATTTTGACTGGAGAATAAATGGGATACATGCTGCTGTATATGGAAAAG gGACCTATTTTGCAAGAGATGCATCGTATTCCAGTCGTTTCTGCAAAGAGGACATGAATCATGGAAATACCTTTCAAATTCATGGTGTGAATCTGCAGCCTCATCCACATAGACCAGATAAAGTCATGTTTCTTGCTCGCGTATTGACTGGTGACTATATTAATGGTGATTCAAAATACATGAGACCTCCTTCAAAAGATGGAAGTTTTGTGAACTTGTATGACAGCTGTGTGGATAATACCTGGAACCCAAAGATCTTTGTTATCTTTGATGCCAACCAAATCTACCCTGAGTACTTAATAGAATTTTGTTAA
- the PARP11 gene encoding protein mono-ADP-ribosyltransferase PARP11 isoform X2, protein MWGASPGWAADAEVLQRTSEEFFRKMESSVEEMDTSDTQWGWFYLAECGKWHMFQTDSNSHCSVSSEDIERSFRTNPHGSLSFTTAKFNYVLDFSVMKQTNLTTLKQRPIKRAPFSISAFSVICDNEAIPVPSHWENVNPEEPYQLIPLQKKTNEYIEVSGLFGKTMDSHRIKRIKRIQNIDLWEFFCRKKAQLKKKRGVPTINEQMLFHGTSNEFVEAICIHNFDWRINGIHAAVYGKGTYFARDASYSSRFCKEDMNHGNTFQIHGVNLQPHPHRPDKVMFLARVLTGDYINGDSKYMRPPSKDGSFVNLYDSCVDNTWNPKIFVIFDANQIYPEYLIEFC, encoded by the exons ATGTGGGGAGCGAGCCCGGGGTGGGCGGCGGATGCG GAAGTGCTTCAAAGAACATCTGAAGAATTCTTTCGAAAGATGGAAAGTTCAGTTGAAGAGATGGATACCTCTGATACCCAGTGGGGCTGGTTTTATTTGGCTGAGTGTGGTAAATGGCATATGTTTCAG actGATTCAAACAGTCATTGCTCAGTTAGCAGTGAAGATATTGAAAGGAGCTTCAGAACAAATCCACATGGTTCTCTTTCTTTTACTACTGCAAAATTTAACTACGTGCTAGATTTTTCAG TGATGAAACAAACCAACCTAACTACCCTTAAACAACGTCCAATAAAGCGAGCTCCCTTTTCTATCAGTGCTTTCAG CGTCATTTGTGACAATGAAGCTATCCCTGTTCCTTCACACTGGGAGAATGTAAATCCTGAGGAGCCATATCAG cttattcctttgcaaaagaaaacaaatgaatataTTGAAGTTTCTGGTCTCTTTGGAAAAACAATGGATAGCCACCgaattaaaagaattaagaGAATACAAAATATAGACTTGTGGGAGTTTTTTTGCAG GAAAAAAGCtcaactgaagaagaaaagaggtgtCCCAACTATTAACGAGCAGATGTTATTTCATGGCACCAGTAATGAATTTGTAGAAGCAATATGTATTCATAATTTTGACTGGAGAATAAATGGGATACATGCTGCTGTATATGGAAAAG gGACCTATTTTGCAAGAGATGCATCGTATTCCAGTCGTTTCTGCAAAGAGGACATGAATCATGGAAATACCTTTCAAATTCATGGTGTGAATCTGCAGCCTCATCCACATAGACCAGATAAAGTCATGTTTCTTGCTCGCGTATTGACTGGTGACTATATTAATGGTGATTCAAAATACATGAGACCTCCTTCAAAAGATGGAAGTTTTGTGAACTTGTATGACAGCTGTGTGGATAATACCTGGAACCCAAAGATCTTTGTTATCTTTGATGCCAACCAAATCTACCCTGAGTACTTAATAGAATTTTGTTAA